DNA from Hwangdonia lutea:
ACTAATGGTTCCGGTTTCACTAGATAACAAGGTGTTTGCTTCGTCCAATTCATCAAGAATACCAATATAAATATCTTCTTGCTTATCGTATTTTGCTGTAAAAATGGGCTCATCGGCACTCCCTTTAAGTGCTTCGCTATACGGCACATCGCCAAAGGTTCGGGTAAGGTCCGTCATAAAATAAGATCTGAAAAATTTACCCAAGGCAGCGTAAGCTGTTTTTCCAGCCAAAGTAGCTTCCTCTTCCATTTTCAAAACTTGTCTTAAATTGTTGTAAGTGCCAAATCCACTACGCTGCCAACCATATAGTTGATACGTGTTATTATGCTCTACATTTACCATTTGCCTACTTGCAAAGGCAGCATCTGTTGATACAATATTGAATGCACTAATTTGAATTCCTGTTAAAAGCAAACTAGGGTCGCCTTTTGTTGTTCTATTGGGATCGTTTTGAAAATCATCAAAATTTGTACAGCTTCCTAATGTAATAAGTAATATTAAGCTGTATAAGAGTTTTATATTTTTCATCTTTTGTATTTTTTTTAGAATGACACGTTCAAGTTAAACCCGATGTTTCTTGTTGAAGGGGTTTGAAGATTATCAAAACCTGAATCTGGATCAACATTTGGTAAATCGGACCATAAAGCTAAATTTCTTCCCACAAATGAAATAGCTGCTTTGTCAATATTTAATGCGCTAGTATATTTCTGTGGAATATTATAAGTAAGCGTAATCTCCCTTAACTTTAAGAACGATTGACTGTAATAATGGTCTAAAACGGCATTGCTCGTATTTTTGTTCCAAGAAATGTAGTTGATTTTTGTTGTGTTTGGTGCGTACACACGTGTATCATTGGTAATGTTTCCATAAATATCGTATTCCACATCACCGCCAACAACCACAACACCTGGACCAATAAAAGAATCTACGCCATTATTGGCCGCTTCTCTATGTTCGTTTACGGTTCCGGGGTGCGTGCCACTCCACCACATTTTTTGATTGGTAGTGGAGTAAATAAGACCTCCAAGTCTACCATCAAAAGCAACGTTTAAACTAAAATCTTTATAGGTAAAAGTGTTTTGAAAACCATACACCCAATTAGCATCTGAATATCCTCTTCTTCTTGAAAAGGTATCGTTTAACGGAAATCCATTAGAACCATATATTAACTGTCCACCCGGTGTTTTTAAGTACGGTGTAGAATATATTTGATCGGTTCTAGAACCAACTTTTATATTTCCAATACGATCGGAACCATCGTAAACACTTTCCAATGTTCTGTGGCTACTACTCCAGTTGGTGGCAATATCCCATCTAAAATCATCCGATTTTATTGGGGTTCCCGCTAATATAAATTCAACACCTGTTCTTGCGTATTCGTTTCCGTTAATTAATCGAGAACCAAATCCGGAGGTTATCGAAATGGGCACGGTAACAATGTTATTGGTTTCTTTGATGCTGTAATAGGTGGCATCAAGTTTTAATCTGCTCTTAAAAAACCTGATATCCAAACCTACCTCATAAGTATCAGAAGTTTCAGGGTTAATATCGTCGTTTAATAAAGTGCTCGGATAGTTTAATGAAGAGTTATTGTTCCAACTTATCCCGTTGTTATATGCGGTTAAGTGAGAATAGGTTGCTCCTGTTCTACCGTCTGATACATTGGCCCAAGAACCTCTAAGTTTTACAAATGAAATCGGGTCTCCAAAATCAACTAAATCTGAAATTACTGCTGAAAAAGAAACCGATGGATAAAAGAAATTGTTGTTTTTTACCGGTAAGGTGGACACCCAGTCCTGTCTGCCCGTAATACCTAAGTAAAACGCCCGTAAAAACTCAACATCCAAAGTAGTGTAAATACTATTAACCAACTCTTTACCATACCAATTTGAGCCCTTTAATGGGTTGATTGAATTTGCTGTATTGTAATAATCGGGAATAGTTAAACCATCTGTACGTAAAGACAGGTTTCTATTATCCCAATACCGCGTTGAAGCCCCAACACTTGCATTAAATTTAAGATCTTCATTTATTTCTTTTGAATACGATGCAATAAGATCGACATTTAATGAAAAAGCAGTCGAGCTGTTTAAGAAATAATCGCCCTTTGATAAGGAACCATAGCCTATAATACTTTGCGGTTCTTTCCAGTCTCTATTGGTTGTAGACGAGTTAAATCCTGTCCTAAAATTAACCGTAAAATCCTCAGTGGGGTCGTAATTAATGTTTAAGTTTCCATAGGTATTGTCTTTGTAGTAACCTTGTAAAGCTTCGTAAGCAATAAAATAAGGGTTATTATACCAAGAGGTATTAAAGTGTTTTTGCTGCACACCTTCTTGACCTTCGGCCCAGTAATCTCTTAAATCCCGTACATCTACATCAACACCAGTCCACAATACCAAGTTGTACAATTGGTTGTGAGGCCCATATCCTGTTTGTGGAAAGTTTTTAGTGTATTGTTTATTATACGTTAATGAGGCATCAACTTTTAGTTTATCGGTTAGGTTATACCCCCCTGAAACTCCAAATGATGAATTGTTAAGTCCCGTATTTGGCGCAACGCCTTTTTGATAAATATGAGATGTTGTAACCCTAAAATTACCTTTATCGTTTCCGCCACTAACAGCAATGTTATTTGTGTAAATCAGTCCGGTATCAAAGAAATTTTTAACATTGTCTTTTCCTCTTGATATAAATGGAATTGGAATACGATTTCCCGTATTGGGGTCGATCGGACTGTTATACTGAACAACCTCGTTAAAGCCACTTGGTGTTGATGGATCTAATTGGTCTAATTTTGGACCCCAAATCCAACCGCCACCTTCGGTACCGCCGCCGCCGCCATTAACGTAAGCATACGATCCGTTATCACCGTTACCATATGTAGTTTGAACTTTTGGAATACGAATATAACTGGGCTGAAACATAGCACTTGTGTTGTAATCTACTCTTGTAACGCCATTTTCTCCGCGTTTTGTGGTAATCATTAAAGCACCACTTCTACCAATCGATCCATAAAGTGCCGATGCCGTGGCACCTTTTAATACACTGATTTCTGCAATATCATCGGCGTTTAATTTCCAGTAATCGTTGTCGGTACTAGGAATACCATCAATTACAATTAACGGCGTACCGCCTCTTAAAGATATGCTTGGGTCGGCAAATAAATCGGTACTGTTTCTAATGGTTAAACCAGCAACTTTACCAGTTAAAGAGTTAACTACATTAGGCTCTCGCGCTTTAACCATAGATTCACCCTTAACCTCTTGAACAGCGTATCCTAAAGATTTTGTTTCTTTTTTTATACCTAGAGCCGTTACTACAACCTCATCGAGTTGAGCCGCATCTTCAATTAATTCGATGGTAAAAAAATTGGTGTCGCCCACGATAATTTCCTGGGTAACAAACCCGATATAGGAAATAACCAAAACAGATTGTTTAGATGGGACCGTGAGTGAAAAGTTTCCATCAAAATCGGTAGCATCGCCAATGGCTGTTCCTTTAACAACAATATTTACACCTGGAATGGGTTGCTTCGAATTCGAGTCGGTAACTTTTCCTTTAACTTCTATTTCCTGTGCCCAACAGGTAATAGTAAATGCGAAAAAAAACAGCAACGAGAACAGTTTTTGATTTTTTTTCTTCCGAAAAGGAAAACTAAGTAAAGTTTGTTTCATAATAATTTGAATTGTTTAGTTTGTATTGTTTAACAACATTTGTTGCATTTTTCGCAAAGAATCACAACAAACGTTCGGCTAATATAAAAATTAAATTAAATAAACGTTCAATCAATTTATTTTTTTTCAAAAAAAATTTATGCTTATATTCGTGGCATGGGTAGAAAAAGCTTAAAGAAAACGAGGCAAAAAGAGATTGTTTCGGCGTTTTACAATGTAGCCAAAAGAGAAGGTTTAGAAAATGCATCGATT
Protein-coding regions in this window:
- a CDS encoding SusC/RagA family TonB-linked outer membrane protein: MKQTLLSFPFRKKKNQKLFSLLFFFAFTITCWAQEIEVKGKVTDSNSKQPIPGVNIVVKGTAIGDATDFDGNFSLTVPSKQSVLVISYIGFVTQEIIVGDTNFFTIELIEDAAQLDEVVVTALGIKKETKSLGYAVQEVKGESMVKAREPNVVNSLTGKVAGLTIRNSTDLFADPSISLRGGTPLIVIDGIPSTDNDYWKLNADDIAEISVLKGATASALYGSIGRSGALMITTKRGENGVTRVDYNTSAMFQPSYIRIPKVQTTYGNGDNGSYAYVNGGGGGTEGGGWIWGPKLDQLDPSTPSGFNEVVQYNSPIDPNTGNRIPIPFISRGKDNVKNFFDTGLIYTNNIAVSGGNDKGNFRVTTSHIYQKGVAPNTGLNNSSFGVSGGYNLTDKLKVDASLTYNKQYTKNFPQTGYGPHNQLYNLVLWTGVDVDVRDLRDYWAEGQEGVQQKHFNTSWYNNPYFIAYEALQGYYKDNTYGNLNINYDPTEDFTVNFRTGFNSSTTNRDWKEPQSIIGYGSLSKGDYFLNSSTAFSLNVDLIASYSKEINEDLKFNASVGASTRYWDNRNLSLRTDGLTIPDYYNTANSINPLKGSNWYGKELVNSIYTTLDVEFLRAFYLGITGRQDWVSTLPVKNNNFFYPSVSFSAVISDLVDFGDPISFVKLRGSWANVSDGRTGATYSHLTAYNNGISWNNNSSLNYPSTLLNDDINPETSDTYEVGLDIRFFKSRLKLDATYYSIKETNNIVTVPISITSGFGSRLINGNEYARTGVEFILAGTPIKSDDFRWDIATNWSSSHRTLESVYDGSDRIGNIKVGSRTDQIYSTPYLKTPGGQLIYGSNGFPLNDTFSRRRGYSDANWVYGFQNTFTYKDFSLNVAFDGRLGGLIYSTTNQKMWWSGTHPGTVNEHREAANNGVDSFIGPGVVVVGGDVEYDIYGNITNDTRVYAPNTTKINYISWNKNTSNAVLDHYYSQSFLKLREITLTYNIPQKYTSALNIDKAAISFVGRNLALWSDLPNVDPDSGFDNLQTPSTRNIGFNLNVSF